GGGGTCAACAACGTCTCGAACACGTCCCGGCGAACCTTCTCGGTCTCGGCATAGGCGCTGTCAATCTGCTGGCGCGCCCCGTGATCTCGCGGGCGCAGCAGGCGCCGGGCGGCGATCTCCGGAAGATTGCGGTCCTCCAGCGTGATCCCCTCGAAACGCGCCTCCCACCATTGCAGGACGTCCGCGAAACCGAGCTGCAGCGCCCCGGTCACCTGCTCGCCGACCAGCTCGCGCAGGTCGCGCTGGCGCGCCACGAAGCTGACGATCGGGATCGGCCGGCCAGCCGTCTCCGCCTCGACCAGCTTCGAGACCTTGGGCCCCTCCTCGTTGAGGAACCGGAAATCGGCGGCATGGGTCGCGAGCCACAGGATCAACTCGTCGAGAAAGAGCACCAGGGCGTCGTAGCCGAGGTCGCGGGCGTGACGCGATATCACGGCCAGTCCCTCGTCGAGCGGCACGAACGCCTCGTCGCTCCCCCGCGCCACGTCGCGGTAGCCCCGGAAGAAGGAGTCGATCAGCGCGGCGACCAGCCGGCTGCGCGCCTCGGCCCCCGCCGGCGCGCCGAGCGCCGCCTCGAAGCTCGCCGCGTCCCACTGCTCGGACAGATCGCCCCAGCCGGCAGCACCCTCGCCGGCACTCGACGCGGTCTCGTTGAGGCGCGCGAAGAACGTCTCGTCGCCGATCTGCGCCCGCAGCCGGCGGGCATCCTCGAAGAGTCCCTCGGTGCGGTAGACCCCGGCGCGGGCGCGTCCGGGTGCAGCTCGGCCACGCGCGCCGCGTAGCCGCCCAGCACGGCGGCCTCCAGGCTCGGCTTGCCGATCATGTGGTAGGGAACGAGGAGGAACCGCTTGTCGGCGAGCCAGTTGTCGTGCTGTGTGACGACGCCTTCGAGGCCCTCGGTGGCGCGGGCCGCCGCGTCCTGCTGCAGCAGCAGATGGAGCACGGCCATGAAGTGGCTCTTGCCGCTGCCGAAGCTTCCGTGCAGGTAGGCGGCCTTGCTGGAGCGGGACGCGAGGGCGCCCTTGATGAGATCGAGCGCCCGGTCGAAGGCGTCGGCGAGCTGCGGGGTCACGACGTAGGTCCGGAGCGTCTCGGCGGGGTTCGTCACGCCCTCGGCGAGCCGGAGGACGAAGTCGTCGCGGTGGACCCGCTCCGGGATGTCGATCAGGTCGCGGATCAGCGTCATGCAGGAGCCCTCGGCATCCGAACCGACCCGGGAGCGGTGATGATCTCCGTCGGGCCGAGCCGTCTCATGACGGTTCCTCCGATGACGCCGCGCCTGGGTCGGGCAACAGGAATCCGCAGGTGGGACCGGGTGCCTGACTCAGGCGGATGTCGAGCGTGGCCAGGGGTACGGCCAGCGCCTCCGCGCAGGCGACGTACCAGGCGTCGTAGGCGGTCAGGTTGAACCGCATCTCCCAGATCCGCTCGGCGAACGGTTCGAAGTGCAGCAGCTCGATCCTCAGGCCGACGATGTCCCGATAGCCCGACGTCGCCTCCGGGCTGGAAATCTCACGCGCCACCTCGGCGCGCCGCAGCACGTTACCGGCCTCGACAGGAGCCAACTGGGGAGCGATCAGGTGCTTTTCGGCGATTACGCCGCGGGCCCAGTCGCCGTCCGATCCGGTATCGAGCACCGCCGCAACGAGCACCGATGCATCCACGACGACGGACGCCATCGCGTCTCAGCGCCGGCCGGCATCGAGATGGCGCAGAATCTCGCTGGCCGGCAGGCGTGTCCCGGTGGTGTTCTGGCGCTCGCGCACCCGCTCGAGCCATCGATCGATGGACGGCTTCGACGCCAGTCTTTCGAGTTCGCCGCGCAAGTACTCCTGCATCGACTTGTGGGCCAGGGCGGCCCGGGCAGCGAGCTCGTCGCGCACCGCTTCGGGGACGTTGCGCACCGTGATTTGGACAGCCATGCTGTCACTATGACACCGTTGCTGTCTGTACGCAATCTACGGACCGTGCCGTCTTGAGCCGTACCGCGGCAAGTCGGGCGCCGGGCGCGCAGGCGTCGTCTCCGTCGATGCGCTCATGAGACCTCGGAATCACCCTCCAGCGACAGGTTACACGTTCGACGAAGCTCTCTTGTCATCGCCGCCGCACGGTCTTGAGCCGTACCGCGGGCAGTCGCTTCAGCCGCTGGTTGGTCGGGTCGACCTCGATGCCGACGGACTCGAGGGCGGTCACGCCGAGCAGCGGCTCGGTATCGGCCTCGCCGAAGAGGACTGTGCCGCCCACAATCTCGCCCATGAACTCGATGTCAGCGGTTGTGATCTCCATCTTGAGCTCGTCCCCATTCGCCAGTTCGTACACGCGGCGGCCCTTTGGCCGCAGTCCGATGGCCTCCAGGTGCGGTCGCGGGACGAGCGAGTCGGTCGCGCCCGTGTCCACGAGGAACAGTCCTTCCCAAGCTCTGTCCGGGTCGGCGGGGTTGCGGATCGTGACTGTCACGTGTGTTGCGCCCATGCGTCTCGTTCCCTTCAGCCTTATGGGGATCTCGGAATCACCTTCCAGCGACAGGTTACACCTTCGACGAAGCTCCCACGTCGTCGCTGGCCACAGCTATCATCTGAGGGACAGCCCGCGCAGCAGGGGCCTCCGAGGCGTCGCGATCCGATCATCGGGCCGGAGTCTCCGCAAGGCTCCGCGACCTCGGCTTGCCGTCGGCGTTCAAGATGTCGATTTCCTTCGCGCGGGCAAGTTCGATGACCGTGTCGTCGAGATCGGAGAATCTGGCCGCCGTCCTGTTCGCGAGCACGTGCCGCACCGTCTGCACGGTGACGGGTTCCTCGACGACGAGGGCATGCAGCTCCCGCGGCAGGGAATCGAGAAGCTGCACGCGCATCTCTTCCGCTTCGAGTTCCTCGAAACGGAACAATCGTAACGTATCGGTGGATCGCAAGGCGTCCCATCCAAGCATGTCGAAGCCGCCGGAGCCGTAGTGCTCGAACGTGCCCGATATGTCCCAATGGCGTT
The sequence above is drawn from the Acidobacteriota bacterium genome and encodes:
- a CDS encoding type II toxin-antitoxin system VapC family toxin, translated to MASVVVDASVLVAAVLDTGSDGDWARGVIAEKHLIAPQLAPVEAGNVLRRAEVAREISSPEATSGYRDIVGLRIELLHFEPFAERIWEMRFNLTAYDAWYVACAEALAVPLATLDIRLSQAPGPTCGFLLPDPGAASSEEPS
- a CDS encoding clan AA aspartic protease, encoding MGATHVTVTIRNPADPDRAWEGLFLVDTGATDSLVPRPHLEAIGLRPKGRRVYELANGDELKMEITTADIEFMGEIVGGTVLFGEADTEPLLGVTALESVGIEVDPTNQRLKRLPAVRLKTVRRR